The following are from one region of the Lineus longissimus chromosome 19, tnLinLong1.2, whole genome shotgun sequence genome:
- the LOC135503210 gene encoding uncharacterized protein LOC135503210 gives MPQFICRDISLTIGTKWILPVTIMIQAAPASRPEATSQPVNNRKSVKAKKRKASKGKASKAKGDYCAAERIDNYDPKNNTYYIKWQGYDASHNSWVKAEDVTSPLISSYKEKLGFGTHKK, from the exons ATGCCCCAATTCATTTGTCGTGATATATCGCTTACCATCGGGACGAAATGGATTCTACCAGTAACGataatgatacag gctgcaccagcaagtaggcctgaggcaacttctcaacctgtgaacaacaggaagtcagtcaaagctaag aaaagaaaagccagcaagggaaaagcaagcaaggcgaagg gagactattgcgcagctgagagaatagacaactacgaccccaaaaacaacaCGTATTACATAAAGTGGCAAGGATATGATGCGTCCCACAACTCATGGGTAAAAGCGGAAGACGTAacttctcctctcatctcttcttacaaagaaaaattag gtttcggaacgcacaagaagtga